Proteins encoded in a region of the Nicotiana tomentosiformis chromosome 9, ASM39032v3, whole genome shotgun sequence genome:
- the LOC138898897 gene encoding uncharacterized protein, which produces MDWLSPYHAILDCHAKIVTLATPSLPWLMWRGALDYVPSWVISFLKARRMVEKGCNAYLAFVRDVGVDTPTVESFPVVRDFPDVFPADLPGVPPNGDINFGIDLLLVTQPISIPLYHMAPAELKESMEQPQELLDKEFIWPSVSPWGAPILFVKKKDSSMRM; this is translated from the coding sequence atggactggttgtcgccctatcatgctattcttgactgTCACGCCAAGATTGTGACGTTGGCTACGCCAAGTTTACCATGGTTAATGTGGAGGggtgcattagattatgttcctagttgggttatctcatttctaaaggctcggcggatggttgagaaggggtgtaatgcttatctagcctttgtgcgGGATGtcggtgttgatactcctaccgttgagtcattTCCGGTAGtaagagactttccagatgtatttccagcagatcttccaggCGTGCCGCCCAACggggatatcaattttggtattgacttgttgctggtcactcagcccatttctattccactataccaTATGGCCCCAGCGGAGCTGAAGGAGTCAATGGAGCAGccgcaagagttgcttgataaggaattcatttggcctagtgtgtcaccatggggtgcCCCGatcctgtttgtgaagaagaaggatagttctatgcgcaTGTGA